In Trifolium pratense cultivar HEN17-A07 linkage group LG7, ARS_RC_1.1, whole genome shotgun sequence, a genomic segment contains:
- the LOC123895836 gene encoding protein MAIN-LIKE 2-like translates to MQEMATKAKGSSKLMSLYKLWSELDEDFKLLINNRTDNNGDGSSLLTLLRLIPGKRVEISTFLLQEFMTLYEHTENDFYFRVCGQQHMNVTLEDVLFLTNLPIIGRPIVPTDNRDQDAFYRLFSERTSLLSLVKLRNICCDTNRNSDERIKAVLLMIVTCLIAPNGNGQNCKTSYVQFIEKLDEVNSYAWGAAMLAYLYQGMKEWKTKDKAIDGFTWLVMGFFFSHFRGLYTIFNITAEENQAHNKPKLAYLIESLGRTDANHHKKINSALQLQLNLVHELLRQEEKQM, encoded by the exons ATGCAGGAAATGGCAACAAAAGCTAAAGGAAGTTCAAAACTGATGAGTTTGTACAAATTGTGGTCAGAATTAGATGAAGACTTTAAACTCTTAATTAACAACAGAACTGATAATAATGGTGATGGAAGTTCTCTGTTGACCCTCTTGAGACTTATCCCCGGTAAACGTGTGgaaatttcaacatttttgtTGCAAGAGTTCATGACACTTTATGAACATacagaaaatgatttttattttagggtCTGTGGTCAACAACACATGAACGTCACATTGGAGGACgttttatttttgactaatttGCCTATTATAGGCCGGCCCATTGTCCCCACTGACAATAGAGATCAAGATGCTTTCTATCGACTTTTTTCAGAAAGGACATCTTTACTTAGCCTAGTCAAGTTGAGAAATATTTGTTGCGATACAAATAGAAATAGTGATGAGAGGATCAAGGCTGTCCTTCTCATGATTGTGACATGCCTAATTGCTCCAAATGGGAACGGACAAAACTGCAAAACTTCTTACGTCCAATTTATCGAAAAATTGGACGAAGTAAACTCTTATGCTTGGGGAGCTGCAATGTTAGCATACTTGTATCAAGGTATGAAGGAATGGAAGACCAAAGATAAGGCAATTGACGGCTTCACATGGCTTGTAATG ggCTTCTTCTTTTCCCATTTTAGAGGTCTTTATACGATCTTCAATATTACTGCGGAGGAAAATCAGGCTCATAATAAGCCAAAACTGGCATATTTGATAGAGTCACTTGGGAGAACCGACGCAAACCACCACAAGAAGATCAACAGCGCATTACAGTTGCAGTTGAATTTGGTACATGAGCTCCTGAGACAGGAGGAG aAGCAGATGTGA
- the LOC123895837 gene encoding uncharacterized protein LOC123895837 produces the protein MLPPHLHDQIQYRTVVAPLFCYNYVERHCPHVVAKQFEVLDGVELQDVGSDMKTIKFKANRGNCSINFRDHYKKEVVQWDEIGSRLAENFQPAQQSTPEPEAAHQTPTFEVSPTNSPHLSEQVDTSEAENFQPAQQSTPEPEAAHQTPTFELEVTHHSPTPAHNATLEVTPTNSPHLSDGDVHSSPPSDHVMFDTSEGKIFNYVMFLVTG, from the exons ATGTTGCCCCCCCACCTACACGATCAAATCCAATATCGTACAGTCGTCGCCCCTTTATTTTGCTACAACTATGTGGAGCGTCATTGTCCACATGTTGTAGCAAAACAGTTTGAGGTCCTTGATGGAGTTGAATTACAAGATGTTGGATCTGATATGAAAACGATAAAATTCAAAGCAAATAGAGGAAATTGTTCAATCAATTTCCGAGATCATTATAAAAAAGAGGTGGTACAATGGGATGAAATTGGTAGTCGGTTAGCAGAAAACTTCCAGCCTGCTCAACAATCCACTCCCGAGCCAGAAGCTGCTCACCAAACACCCACTTTTGAAGTTAGTCCAACCAATTCCCCGCATCTCTCCGAACAGGTTGACACTAGTGAAG CAGAAAACTTCCAGCCTGCTCAACAATCCACTCCCGAGCCAGAAGCTGCTCACCAAACACCCACTTTTGAGCTAGAAGTCACTCACCATTCACCCACTCCCGCGCATAATGCCACATTGGAAGTTACTCCAACCAATTCCCCGCATCTCTCCGACGGTGATGTGCATTCTTCTCCACCATCAGACCATGTTATGTTTGACACTAGTGAAGGTAAAATATTTAACTATGTTATGTTTTTAGTTACAGGTTGA
- the LOC123895838 gene encoding protein FAR1-RELATED SEQUENCE 5-like — protein sequence MTLTKESFLFFNCLIFLCEADKALADGLHTCGVRTCHILGFMMAQKGGHEGLRFIKKDLYNYFSNGAKARRENGDAIAALCYFQSKADNEPMFYSKFTIDNGRLQNLFWSDGTSRFDFECFGDVLAFDTTYKRNRYNKPFVIFSGLNHHGETTIFGCALISDETTETYKWLLNTLSDAMFKKHPRVVVTDGDGAMREAIRVEFPNAFHRLCSWHLHQNTIQNVKSPKFVEEFNSLMYADYFPEKFETECKRITDDCDVSNHKWVKKVYEMKTMWASAYMRDKFVCGIRTTSRCEVKEYRHNELLSDFNSLYYEPVLTNALEGIEIDASKVFTRNKFREVKKRIEGAGALNVIERTELGNNVMLKMNRFCNPNLNISVRLDKVENIFSCDCSLFEREGIPCSH from the exons ATGACCTTGACCAAAGAAAGTTTCTTGTTCTTTAACTGTTTGATTTTCCTTTGTGAAGCTGATAAAGCGCTCGCTGATGGCTTGCATACATGTGGAGTTAGAACATGTCATATCTTGGGTTTTATGATGGCTCAGAAAGGTGGTCACGAAGGTTTGAGATTCATCAAGAAAGACCTATATAACTACTTTAGTAATGGAGCTAAGGCTAGAAGGGAAAATGGGGATGCTATtgctgctttgtgttatttccAGTCTAAAGCTGATAATGAACCGATGTTTTATTCGAAGTTTACAATAGACAATGGTCGtctacaaaatttattttggtcaGATGGAACTAGCCGATTTGACTTTGAATGTTTTGGTGACGTGCTTGCATTTGACACAACCTACAAAAGGAACAGGTACAACAAGCCGTTTGTTATTTTCAGTGGGTTGAATCATCATGGTGAAACTACAATTTTTGGGTGTGCTTTAATTTCTGATGAAACGACTGAGACATATAAGTGGCTTTTAAATACCTTGTCAGATGCAATGTTTAAAAAACATCCCAGAGTAGTTGTTACTGATGGCGATGGTGCAATGAGGGAAGCTATTAGAGTTGAATTTCCAAATGCATTTCATCGCCTTTGTTCTTGGCATTTACATCAAAACACTATTCAAAATGTCAAGAGTCCAAAGTTTGTGGAAGAGTTTAACTCATTGATGTATGCTGATTATTTCCCTGAGAAATTTGAAACTGAGTGCAAGAGGATCACCGATGATTGTGATGTATCAAACCACAAGTGGGTTAAAAAAGTTTACGAGATGAAGACAATGTGGGCAAGTGCGTACATGCGAGACAAATTTGTTTGTGGTATAAGGACTACATCTCGTTGTGAAG TGAAAGAATACAGACATAATGAATTATTGTCTGATTTCAACTCGTTATATTATGAGCCTGTATTGACAAATGCTTTAGAAGGGATTGAGATCGATGCTTCCAAGGTCTTTACAAGAAATAAGTTTAGGGAAGTTAAAAAACGGATAGAAGGGGCAGGTGCATTGAATGTCATTGAACGGACTGAGCTTGGTAATAATGTCATGTTGAAGATGAATCGATTTTGCAATCCAAATTTGAATATTTCAGTTCGTCTTGATAaggtggaaaatatattttcatgtgACTGTAGTTTGTTTGAACGCGAAGGAATTCCATGTTCTCACTGA